A single genomic interval of Hafnia alvei harbors:
- the rplD gene encoding 50S ribosomal protein L4 has product MELVLKDAQSALTVSETTFGRDFNEALVHQVVVAYAAGARQGTRAQKTRAEVTGSGKKPWRQKGTGRARSGSVKSPIWRSGGVSFAAKPQDHSQKVNKKMYRGALKSILSELVRQDRLIVVEKFSVEAPKTKLLAQKLKDMALEDVLIVTGEVDENLFLAARNLYKVDVRDVTGIDPVSLIAFDKVVMTADAVKQVEEMLA; this is encoded by the coding sequence ATGGAATTAGTATTGAAAGACGCGCAAAGCGCGCTGACTGTTTCCGAAACTACCTTCGGTCGTGATTTCAACGAAGCGCTGGTACACCAGGTTGTAGTTGCTTATGCAGCTGGTGCCCGTCAAGGTACTCGTGCTCAGAAGACCCGTGCTGAAGTAACTGGTTCAGGCAAAAAACCGTGGCGTCAGAAAGGTACTGGTCGCGCTCGTTCTGGTTCTGTTAAGAGCCCGATCTGGCGTTCCGGTGGCGTTTCATTCGCTGCGAAGCCTCAGGATCACAGTCAAAAAGTTAACAAAAAGATGTACCGCGGCGCGCTGAAAAGCATTCTGTCCGAACTGGTACGTCAAGATCGTCTGATCGTCGTCGAGAAGTTCTCTGTAGAAGCGCCTAAAACTAAGCTGCTGGCACAGAAACTGAAAGACATGGCGCTGGAAGACGTGCTGATTGTAACCGGCGAAGTCGACGAAAATCTGTTCCTGGCCGCTCGCAACCTGTACAAGGTTGATGTGCGTGACGTTACAGGTATCGACCCAGTTAGCTTGATCGCCTTCGACAAAGTGGTTATGACTGCTGACGCTGTGAAGCAAGTTGAGGAGATGCTGGCATGA
- the rplW gene encoding 50S ribosomal protein L23, whose translation MIREERLLKVLRAPHVSEKASMVMEKTNTIVLKVAKDATKAEIKAAVKKLFEVEVDAVHTLVVKGKVKRHGQRVGRRSDWKKAYVTLKEGQNLDFIGGAE comes from the coding sequence ATGATCCGTGAAGAACGTCTGCTGAAAGTACTGCGCGCGCCGCACGTTTCTGAAAAAGCGTCTATGGTGATGGAAAAAACCAACACCATCGTTCTCAAAGTTGCTAAAGATGCAACTAAAGCAGAAATCAAAGCCGCAGTTAAGAAACTGTTCGAAGTTGAAGTTGATGCAGTTCACACCCTGGTAGTTAAAGGTAAAGTGAAGCGTCACGGTCAGCGTGTTGGTCGTCGTAGCGACTGGAAAAAAGCTTACGTCACCCTGAAAGAAGGCCAGAATCTGGACTTCATCGGCGGCGCAGAGTAA
- the rplV gene encoding 50S ribosomal protein L22 — METIAKHRHARSSAQKVRLVADLIRGKKVSQALETLAYTNKKAAGLVKKVLESAIANAEHNDGADIDDLKVTKIFVDEGPSMKRIMPRAKGRADRILKRTSHITVVVSDR, encoded by the coding sequence ATGGAAACTATCGCTAAACATCGCCACGCTCGTTCTTCTGCTCAGAAGGTTCGCCTCGTTGCTGACCTGATCCGCGGTAAGAAAGTGTCGCAAGCTCTGGAAACTTTAGCCTACACCAACAAGAAAGCTGCTGGTCTGGTTAAGAAAGTACTTGAGTCTGCTATTGCTAACGCAGAACACAACGATGGCGCTGACATCGATGATCTGAAAGTGACGAAAATCTTCGTCGACGAAGGCCCAAGCATGAAGCGCATTATGCCGCGTGCTAAAGGTCGTGCAGATCGTATCCTGAAGCGCACCAGCCACATTACAGTGGTTGTGTCCGATCGCTGA
- the rpsC gene encoding 30S ribosomal protein S3, which translates to MGQKVHPNGIRLGIVKPWNSTWFANTKEFADNLDSDFKVRQFLTKELAKASVSRIVIERPAKSIRVTIHTARPGIVIGKKGEDVEKLRKVVADIAGVPAQINIAEVRKPELDAKLVADSITSQLERRVMFRRAMKRAVQNAMRLGAKGIKVEVSGRLGGAEIARTEWYREGRVPLHTLRADIDYNTSEAHTTYGVIGVKVWIFKGEILGGMAAVEQPEKPAAQPKKQQRKGRK; encoded by the coding sequence ATGGGTCAGAAAGTACATCCTAATGGTATTCGCCTGGGTATTGTCAAACCTTGGAACTCTACTTGGTTCGCGAATACCAAAGAGTTCGCTGACAACCTGGACAGCGACTTTAAAGTTCGTCAATTCCTGACTAAGGAACTGGCGAAAGCTTCCGTTTCTCGCATCGTTATCGAGCGTCCTGCGAAGAGCATCCGTGTGACTATTCACACTGCTCGTCCAGGCATCGTTATCGGCAAGAAAGGTGAAGATGTCGAAAAACTGCGTAAGGTCGTAGCGGATATCGCTGGCGTTCCTGCGCAAATCAATATCGCCGAAGTTCGTAAACCAGAACTGGACGCAAAATTGGTTGCTGATAGCATCACTTCACAGCTGGAACGTCGTGTTATGTTCCGTCGTGCTATGAAGCGTGCTGTACAGAACGCAATGCGTCTGGGCGCTAAAGGTATTAAAGTTGAAGTAAGCGGCCGCCTTGGCGGTGCTGAAATCGCGCGTACCGAATGGTACCGTGAAGGTCGTGTTCCGTTGCATACTCTGCGTGCGGATATCGATTACAACACCTCTGAAGCGCACACCACTTATGGTGTAATCGGCGTTAAGGTATGGATCTTCAAAGGTGAGATCCTGGGTGGTATGGCTGCAGTTGAACAACCGGAAAAACCGGCTGCTCAACCTAAAAAGCAGCAGCGTAAAGGCCGCAAGTAA
- the rplB gene encoding 50S ribosomal protein L2 yields MAIVKCKPTSPGRRHVVKVVNPELHKGKPYAPLLEKLSKSGGRNNNGRITTRHIGGGHKQHYRLVDFKRNKDGIPAVVERLEYDPNRSANIALVLYKDGERRYILAPKGLKAGDQIQSGVDAAIKPGNTLPMRNIPVGSTVHNVEMKPGKGGQLARSAGAYVQIVARDGAYVTLRLRSGEMRKIPSDCRATLGEVGNAEHMLRVLGKAGASRWRGVRPTVRGTAMNPVDHPHGGGEGRNFGKHPVSPWGLQTKGKKTRSNKRTDKFIVRRRSKK; encoded by the coding sequence ATGGCAATTGTTAAATGTAAACCGACATCTCCGGGTCGTCGCCACGTTGTTAAAGTGGTTAACCCTGAGCTGCACAAGGGCAAACCGTATGCCCCGTTGCTTGAAAAACTGAGCAAATCCGGTGGCCGTAACAACAATGGCCGCATCACCACTCGTCACATCGGTGGTGGTCACAAACAGCATTATCGTCTGGTTGACTTCAAACGCAACAAAGATGGTATTCCTGCTGTTGTTGAGCGTCTGGAATATGATCCGAACCGTTCTGCGAATATCGCACTGGTTCTGTACAAAGACGGCGAACGCCGTTATATCCTGGCGCCTAAAGGCCTGAAAGCGGGTGACCAGATTCAGTCTGGTGTTGATGCTGCTATCAAACCTGGCAACACCTTGCCGATGCGTAACATCCCGGTTGGTTCTACCGTTCATAACGTAGAAATGAAACCAGGCAAAGGTGGTCAGCTAGCTCGTTCTGCTGGCGCATACGTTCAGATCGTTGCTCGCGATGGTGCATATGTCACCCTGCGTCTGCGTTCTGGTGAAATGCGTAAAATCCCATCCGACTGCCGTGCTACCTTAGGCGAAGTTGGTAACGCTGAGCATATGCTGCGCGTTCTGGGTAAAGCAGGTGCAAGCCGCTGGCGTGGTGTTCGTCCTACCGTTCGCGGTACTGCGATGAACCCAGTCGACCATCCACACGGTGGTGGTGAAGGTCGTAACTTTGGTAAGCACCCTGTTTCCCCATGGGGCCTGCAGACCAAAGGTAAGAAGACCCGCAGCAACAAGCGTACTGATAAATTCATCGTACGTCGCCGTAGTAAAAAATAA
- the rpsS gene encoding 30S ribosomal protein S19 yields MPRSLKKGPFIDLHLLKKVEKAVESGDKKPIKTWSRRSTVFPNMIGLTIAVHNGRQHVPVFVADEMVGHKLGEFAPTRTYRGHAADKKAKKR; encoded by the coding sequence ATGCCACGTTCTCTCAAGAAAGGTCCTTTCATTGACCTGCACTTGCTGAAGAAGGTAGAGAAAGCGGTGGAAAGCGGAGACAAAAAGCCTATTAAGACTTGGTCCCGTCGTTCAACGGTCTTTCCAAACATGATCGGTTTGACCATCGCTGTCCATAATGGTCGTCAGCACGTTCCAGTATTTGTAGCCGATGAAATGGTCGGTCACAAGTTAGGTGAATTCGCGCCGACTCGTACTTATCGCGGCCATGCGGCTGATAAAAAAGCTAAAAAGCGCTAA